From the Rickettsiales bacterium genome, the window AATCGTGGATAATATTTGCCATAGTAAAAGTTTTTCCAGAACCGGTAACACCAAGTAATACTTGATTCTGTTGGGAGTTTTTTACCCCACTGACCAAAGAGTTCTTGGCTGCTTCTTGTGCTGGAGAAATAGTAAAATTAGATGAGAGCTTAAAACTATTACCTGACATAGAAAATTACACCTTACTATATATCTTCTTCATATTAGCATGATTATGCTATAACTAAAGTAGAATATTAATCCAGCATCATTAATCTAAAATTAATAAACTTACTTTATGCTTTAAATATAAATTCTTTCTATCACATTAAATGAGGATAAAATTATGAATTTAAGAAGCTTCACCCATCGCTCTCTCCCCAGCAATACAACAATCAACTCTACCACATATGACAGCTCAGAACTTCCAGAAAATCCAATTTATTCAACATTAATCCTAATAGGAATAGCCATAACAGCATCCTGTGCATGTTATTGTTGCACCTCAAAGATAATTTTAGAAAAAGATCTATTTTTAGGTAGCATTAAAGATCATGTAAATCTTATAGGAAAAACCACAGAAAGCGCTACTGAAGAAGCTTTATAATCTATCAACTACCGAATAAAAGATAAAATAGTGAAATACACTTGCAAAAATTGCTGCAGCAACATCATCAAGCATGACTCCAAAACCACCTTTAAAATTCTTATCGATATAATTTATAGGCCAGGGTTTAAATATATCGAATAATCTAAATAGAACAAAAGCTGAAAATAAATTTATCCAAACTAAATTAATTTCACTAATCCCTATATCTATAAACTTTTTTAAAGAATCAACTCCAATATATGGTAAGAAGAAAATTATAATACATATAGTAAGAGATTGTCCCACCACTTCATCTATTACTACTTCTTTAGGGTCATGCTTCTTTGTTCGAGCACTATAATGATCTATAGCCCAAGCACCAACAAAAAACAAACCTGTAAAAAATACTAACAAACTATTAGTTAGATCAGGAGAGGCTAAACTAGAAACACCTCCTTTTATGTAAATCAACCCTAAAGCTAAAAGAAAATATAAAGGAAAAGCTACTATTGATCCTAAAGTTCCAGGAGCTATTGGAGAAAATCCTACGCCAAAAAAAGTAACAATAATTGTAGTTAGAGAAAATTTATTCTTCATAATTAATACTTACACCATGCTCTGTTTTATCCCAATAAAATGGATCTCTAAAAATCTGCCAAAATGCTCTAATACCTGCAATTGGCAAAAGCCAATAATAAAACACTGCTAAAACTACTGATAAAAATAGACCGCGCCATTTTTTTGTTATTATAATAAATATAGCATAACTCATTGGCAAGATAATCCCTAATAATAAATTAAATTGCCATAATAGATCTACCTCATTTGACTCAGTTATAAAACAACGCATCAAAAAATAAATTGGCAACAAAAAATAAATTAGATTTGGCATGTATAAACATAGATACAAACCTATCATTTCTTTCGTTTTTAGCTTATTACAATTCTTAAGATGAAGTAAGCTTGTTAATAAATGTCCCCTTATCCATCTTGATCTTTGAACAAGCCAGGCTCTTAAACTAATAGGAGACTCCTCCAAGGTAGTATTGGCAATTAAGCTTGTGCGATAACCTTCATGGTAAATCTAATTCCAACATCTGCATCTTCAGTAACATTAAACGCATCCCAACCACCAATTTCTTCTAGTTTTTCTTTAATAAAATGATTACTGGTTCCTCCTAAAGGAATTGGCATATTAAGCCTTTTTAAACCTACCAATATATAATCAAATAACAAACTATACTCTAAGGCAAAAAGTTTAGTTAAACTATTTTCTTTTTTATTATAAAAATTTAATCTAGCTTGAATACAGATCACTTCAGGCGGACTTATATTAAATTTAGCAATAGCCTTTTTTAACTGCTGAGGATGTGGTCGATCCTCTGCATCATAAACCACTACATATTTTCCTTTTGCTAAATTTAAACCATAATTACAAGCCTTAGGCTTCGTTCTTGGATAGGAAACTGGCACTATAGTAACTTCAAGGAATTCTGGTAAAGTAATTTTTTTAAGAGCCTCAAGAGTTTTATCATCATCTTCTTCTACCAATAGTTTTGCATCCAAGAGGG encodes:
- a CDS encoding phosphatidylglycerophosphatase A, encoding MKNKFSLTTIIVTFFGVGFSPIAPGTLGSIVAFPLYFLLALGLIYIKGGVSSLASPDLTNSLLVFFTGLFFVGAWAIDHYSARTKKHDPKEVVIDEVVGQSLTICIIIFFLPYIGVDSLKKFIDIGISEINLVWINLFSAFVLFRLFDIFKPWPINYIDKNFKGGFGVMLDDVAAAIFASVFHYFIFYSVVDRL
- a CDS encoding glycosyltransferase, translating into MKIHESSYHLEERFPQYSIRLWLQGINKTRLYGSCLLLILAIILYPERTCFYVFVILNILYFIVQLFRLLLLIMGRSSNHRETLKDPDELPIYTILIPIYKEDKVLKKLVKSIEKIDYPKALLDAKLLVEEDDDKTLEALKKITLPEFLEVTIVPVSYPRTKPKACNYGLNLAKGKYVVVYDAEDRPHPQQLKKAIAKFNISPPEVICIQARLNFYNKKENSLTKLFALEYSLLFDYILVGLKRLNMPIPLGGTSNHFIKEKLEEIGGWDAFNVTEDADVGIRFTMKVIAQA